The Balaenoptera acutorostrata chromosome 15, mBalAcu1.1, whole genome shotgun sequence genome contains a region encoding:
- the LOC103001949 gene encoding adenosine 5'-monophosphoramidase HINT2-like, with the protein MAAAILLAAGLCGARRAEGVAGPRGAQVRGAAGVTDGNEVAKAQKAASRGAAPTVSWILDRSLPAGVLYEDQQRLVFRDAATQAPVHFRVIPEKPIPCISQVEEEDRKLLGHLLLVAKKTAKAGGLGDGYRFVINDGELGAQSVYHLHIHVLGGRQLQWPPG; encoded by the exons ATGGCGGCGGCCATACTGCTGGCCGCCGGGCTCTGCGGGGCGCGCCGGGCAGAGGGGGTGGCGGGGCCGCGGGGGGCGCAGGTGAGAG GAGCTGCAGGTGTGACTGATGGGAATGAAGTGGCCAAGGCCCAGAAGGCAGCTTCTCGGGGAGCAGCTCCAACCGTCTCCTGGATCCTGGATCGAAGCCTCCCAGCTGGCGTTCTGTATGAGGACCAGCAGCGTCTCGTATTCCGTGACGCGGCCACTCAGGCTCCTGTGCACTTTCGGGTCATTCCTGAGAAGCCCATTCCTTGCATTAGCCAGGTTGAGGAAGAAGACCGGAAGCTTCTAGGACACCTTCTCCTTGTGGCCAAGAAGACAGCAaaggctggggggctgggagaTGGCTACCGATTTGTGATCAACGATGGGGAGCTGGGCGCACAATCTGTGTATCACCTGCACATTCACGTACTTGGGGGCCGACAGCTGCAGTGGCCTCCAGGTTGA